One genomic window of Notamacropus eugenii isolate mMacEug1 chromosome 6, mMacEug1.pri_v2, whole genome shotgun sequence includes the following:
- the LBX2 gene encoding transcription factor LBX2 encodes MRGGGGGGGGTGGGAALAAPAAGTPWLGGPDMTSAQESGPPPAASNKPLTPFSIADILGPSARPTPAPAPVPAQDPTSPLCALEELASKTFRRLDGTVLQAAEGRAALSPLSPRPVTRRRRKSRTAFTAQQVLELERRFVFQKYLAPAERDGLAARLGLANAQVITWFQNRRAKLKRDVEEMKADVASLRSLPPAALRRLSLSLPESGSNPSADPEPSPYPGPELSDEEIQVDD; translated from the exons ATGCGCGGAGgcggtgggggaggaggaggaacaggCGGTGGCGCGGCACTGGCTGCCCCGGCAGCGGGGACCCCTTGGCTGGGGGGCCCCGACATGACCTCGGCCCAGGAGTCCGGGCCGCCGCCTGCCGCCTCCAATAAACCGCTGACGCCCTTCAGCATAGCTGACATCCTGGGTCCATCAGCCCGCCcgaccccagccccagcccccgTGCCAGCCCAGGATCCTACGTCGCCTCTCTGCGCTCTAGAAGAGTTGGCCAGTAAGACCTTCCGCAGGCTCGACGGCACTGTCTTGCAGGCGGCCGAAG GTCGGGCGGCCCTGAGCCCACTGAGCCCCAGGCCTGTGACTCGCAGGCGTCGGAAGTCTCGAACTGCATTCACCGCGCAGCAGGTGCTGGAGCTGGAGAGGCGCTTTGTCTTCCAGAAGTACCTGGCTCCAGCCGAGCGCGATGGACTGGCAGCTCGACTGGGCCTGGCCAATGCCCAAGTCATCACTTGGTTCCAAAACCGCCGGGCCAAGCTCAAGAGAGACGTGGAGGAGATGAAGGCAGATGTAGCCTCCTTGCGTTCCCTGCCGCCCGCAGCTCTCCGCCGGCTGAGCCTCTCTCTGCCAGAATCAGGCTCCAACCCTTCTGCTGACCCAGAACCCAGCCCCTATCCTGGGCCCGAGCTTTCAGACGAGGAGATCCAGGTGGACGATTGA
- the PCGF1 gene encoding polycomb group RING finger protein 1 isoform X1, which translates to MVRSLWGRPRSEQRRGRGRSARGSARTGTQELRLRPARPGFGRGRAPSVSGRGGPRPRAQTLARRPPAKGRCPPREMLPARRPRRPATDPAQVGRTPGGSCWKRRRGCLPLRPRRPPEDAGTAAFAGCGSGFLGLGLAGRGGQLEALSPALTTSGAGLGAGRAQVSTRERGAGSGGAGPWAGRPIRKGPGLPLPGDRPRPAGGTGSGWPGSAFKMASPQGGPMAIAMRLRNQLQSVYKMDPLRNEEEVRVKIKDLNEHIVCCLCAGYFVDATTITECLHTFCKSCIVKYLQTSKYCPMCNIKIHETQPLLNLKLDRVMQDIVYKLVPGLQDSEEKRIREFYQSRGLDRVTQPAGEGKYSLKKSTHLFSQSFSSSISRLPPSRVIVITTSLLEPAPGTLGLPYNSFDHSKAHYYRYDEQLSLCLEKLSSGKDKNKSILQHKFVRCSVRAEVRHLRRVLCRRLMLNPQHVQLLFDNEVLPDHMTMKQLWLSRWFGKPAPLLLHYSVKEKRR; encoded by the exons ATGGTAAGATCCCTTTGGGGGCGACCTCGCAGCGAGCAGAGGAGGGGCCGGGGGAGGTCCGCCAGGGGATCCGCGAGGACGGGCACACAGGAGCTACGACTGCGCCCTGCGCGTCCAGGCTTTGGCCGCGGTCGAGCTCCATCAGTCTCCGGCCGCGGAGGGCCCCGTCCTCGGGCGCAGACGCTCGCTAGGCGGCCTCCAGCCAAAGGCCGCTGCCCGCCCCGGGAGATGCTCCCCGCGAGACGGCCCCGTCGGCCCGCTACAGACCCGGCTCAGGTGGGGAGGACCCCCGGGGGGAGCTGCTGGAAAAGGAGACGCGGGTGCCTTCCTCTCCGGCCGCGGCGGCCTCCGGAAGACGCAGGCACCGCGGCCTTCGCGGGCTGCGGCTCGGGGTTCCTGGGACTCGGCCTGGCCGGGAGAGGGGGGCAGCTAGAAGCACTTTCGCCAGCTCTGACGACAAGCGGGGCGGGGCTAGGGGCGGGACGAGCTCAGGTGAGCACACGGGAGAGAGGGGCGGGGAGCGGTGGGGCGGGGCCCTGGGCGGGGCGGCCAATCAGAAAAGGACCAGGCCTTCCGTTGCCTGGAGACAGGCCCCGCCCAGCAGGCGGCACCGGAAGTGGCTGGCCGGGCTCAGCCTTTAAGATGGCGTCTCCTCAGGGGGGCCCGATGGCGATCGCGATGCGGCTGCGGAACCAGCTTCAATCGGTGTACAAGATGGACCCGCTGCGGAACGAG GAGGAAGTCCGAGTAAAGATCAAGGACCTGAACGAGCACATCGTGTGCTGTCTGTGCGCCGGCTACTTTGTGGACGCCACGACCATCACGGAATGCCTACACACCT TCTGTAAGAGCTGCATCGTGAAGTACCTGCAGACCAGCAAATACTGCCCCATGTGCAACATCAAGATTCACGAGACGCAGCCCCTGCTCAACCTCAAGCTGGACCGGGTCATGCAGGACATCGTGTACAAGCTGGTGCCGGGCCTGCAGGACA gTGAAGAGAAAAGGATACGAGAATTCTATCAGTCCCGCGGCCTGGACCGAGTCACCCAACCTGCCGGGGAAGGTAAATACAGCCTAAAGAAAAGTACCCACCTCTTCTCTCAGAGTTTTTCATCTTCCATCTCACGCCTTCCTCCCTCCCGTGTGATAGTCATCACCACGTCTCTCCTAGAACCAGCCCCGGGTACCCTTGGCCTCCCCTACAACAGTTTTGACCATTCAAAAGCCCACTATTATCGTTATGATGAGCAGCTCAGCCTGTGTCTAGAAAAATTAAG TTctggcaaagacaaaaataaaagcattttacag CACAAGTTCGTCCGTTGTTCCGTCCGAGCCGAGGTTCGGCATCTCAGAAGGGTCTTGTGTAGACGTCTGATGCTGAACCCCCAGCAT gtACAGctcctctttgacaatgaagtTCTCCCAGATCACATGACCATGAAACAGCTTTGGCTTTCTCGATGGTTTGGCAAG CCTGCACCCCTGCTCCTGCATTACAGtgtgaaggaaaaaaggaggtag
- the PCGF1 gene encoding polycomb group RING finger protein 1 isoform X3 yields the protein MASPQGGPMAIAMRLRNQLQSVYKMDPLRNEEEVRVKIKDLNEHIVCCLCAGYFVDATTITECLHTFCKSCIVKYLQTSKYCPMCNIKIHETQPLLNLKLDRVMQDIVYKLVPGLQDSEEKRIREFYQSRGLDRVTQPAGEEPAPGTLGLPYNSFDHSKAHYYRYDEQLSLCLEKLSSGKDKNKSILQHKFVRCSVRAEVRHLRRVLCRRLMLNPQHVQLLFDNEVLPDHMTMKQLWLSRWFGKPAPLLLHYSVKEKRR from the exons ATGGCGTCTCCTCAGGGGGGCCCGATGGCGATCGCGATGCGGCTGCGGAACCAGCTTCAATCGGTGTACAAGATGGACCCGCTGCGGAACGAG GAGGAAGTCCGAGTAAAGATCAAGGACCTGAACGAGCACATCGTGTGCTGTCTGTGCGCCGGCTACTTTGTGGACGCCACGACCATCACGGAATGCCTACACACCT TCTGTAAGAGCTGCATCGTGAAGTACCTGCAGACCAGCAAATACTGCCCCATGTGCAACATCAAGATTCACGAGACGCAGCCCCTGCTCAACCTCAAGCTGGACCGGGTCATGCAGGACATCGTGTACAAGCTGGTGCCGGGCCTGCAGGACA gTGAAGAGAAAAGGATACGAGAATTCTATCAGTCCCGCGGCCTGGACCGAGTCACCCAACCTGCCGGGGAAG AACCAGCCCCGGGTACCCTTGGCCTCCCCTACAACAGTTTTGACCATTCAAAAGCCCACTATTATCGTTATGATGAGCAGCTCAGCCTGTGTCTAGAAAAATTAAG TTctggcaaagacaaaaataaaagcattttacag CACAAGTTCGTCCGTTGTTCCGTCCGAGCCGAGGTTCGGCATCTCAGAAGGGTCTTGTGTAGACGTCTGATGCTGAACCCCCAGCAT gtACAGctcctctttgacaatgaagtTCTCCCAGATCACATGACCATGAAACAGCTTTGGCTTTCTCGATGGTTTGGCAAG CCTGCACCCCTGCTCCTGCATTACAGtgtgaaggaaaaaaggaggtag
- the PCGF1 gene encoding polycomb group RING finger protein 1 isoform X2, protein MASPQGGPMAIAMRLRNQLQSVYKMDPLRNEEEVRVKIKDLNEHIVCCLCAGYFVDATTITECLHTFCKSCIVKYLQTSKYCPMCNIKIHETQPLLNLKLDRVMQDIVYKLVPGLQDSEEKRIREFYQSRGLDRVTQPAGEVITTSLLEPAPGTLGLPYNSFDHSKAHYYRYDEQLSLCLEKLSSGKDKNKSILQHKFVRCSVRAEVRHLRRVLCRRLMLNPQHVQLLFDNEVLPDHMTMKQLWLSRWFGKPAPLLLHYSVKEKRR, encoded by the exons ATGGCGTCTCCTCAGGGGGGCCCGATGGCGATCGCGATGCGGCTGCGGAACCAGCTTCAATCGGTGTACAAGATGGACCCGCTGCGGAACGAG GAGGAAGTCCGAGTAAAGATCAAGGACCTGAACGAGCACATCGTGTGCTGTCTGTGCGCCGGCTACTTTGTGGACGCCACGACCATCACGGAATGCCTACACACCT TCTGTAAGAGCTGCATCGTGAAGTACCTGCAGACCAGCAAATACTGCCCCATGTGCAACATCAAGATTCACGAGACGCAGCCCCTGCTCAACCTCAAGCTGGACCGGGTCATGCAGGACATCGTGTACAAGCTGGTGCCGGGCCTGCAGGACA gTGAAGAGAAAAGGATACGAGAATTCTATCAGTCCCGCGGCCTGGACCGAGTCACCCAACCTGCCGGGGAAG TCATCACCACGTCTCTCCTAGAACCAGCCCCGGGTACCCTTGGCCTCCCCTACAACAGTTTTGACCATTCAAAAGCCCACTATTATCGTTATGATGAGCAGCTCAGCCTGTGTCTAGAAAAATTAAG TTctggcaaagacaaaaataaaagcattttacag CACAAGTTCGTCCGTTGTTCCGTCCGAGCCGAGGTTCGGCATCTCAGAAGGGTCTTGTGTAGACGTCTGATGCTGAACCCCCAGCAT gtACAGctcctctttgacaatgaagtTCTCCCAGATCACATGACCATGAAACAGCTTTGGCTTTCTCGATGGTTTGGCAAG CCTGCACCCCTGCTCCTGCATTACAGtgtgaaggaaaaaaggaggtag
- the PCGF1 gene encoding polycomb group RING finger protein 1 isoform X4: MCNIKIHETQPLLNLKLDRVMQDIVYKLVPGLQDSEEKRIREFYQSRGLDRVTQPAGEGKYSLKKSTHLFSQSFSSSISRLPPSRVIVITTSLLEPAPGTLGLPYNSFDHSKAHYYRYDEQLSLCLEKLSSGKDKNKSILQHKFVRCSVRAEVRHLRRVLCRRLMLNPQHVQLLFDNEVLPDHMTMKQLWLSRWFGKPAPLLLHYSVKEKRR, from the exons ATGTGCAACATCAAGATTCACGAGACGCAGCCCCTGCTCAACCTCAAGCTGGACCGGGTCATGCAGGACATCGTGTACAAGCTGGTGCCGGGCCTGCAGGACA gTGAAGAGAAAAGGATACGAGAATTCTATCAGTCCCGCGGCCTGGACCGAGTCACCCAACCTGCCGGGGAAGGTAAATACAGCCTAAAGAAAAGTACCCACCTCTTCTCTCAGAGTTTTTCATCTTCCATCTCACGCCTTCCTCCCTCCCGTGTGATAGTCATCACCACGTCTCTCCTAGAACCAGCCCCGGGTACCCTTGGCCTCCCCTACAACAGTTTTGACCATTCAAAAGCCCACTATTATCGTTATGATGAGCAGCTCAGCCTGTGTCTAGAAAAATTAAG TTctggcaaagacaaaaataaaagcattttacag CACAAGTTCGTCCGTTGTTCCGTCCGAGCCGAGGTTCGGCATCTCAGAAGGGTCTTGTGTAGACGTCTGATGCTGAACCCCCAGCAT gtACAGctcctctttgacaatgaagtTCTCCCAGATCACATGACCATGAAACAGCTTTGGCTTTCTCGATGGTTTGGCAAG CCTGCACCCCTGCTCCTGCATTACAGtgtgaaggaaaaaaggaggtag